Proteins encoded by one window of Agelaius phoeniceus isolate bAgePho1 chromosome 5, bAgePho1.hap1, whole genome shotgun sequence:
- the SPX gene encoding spexin, with the protein MKGLQKPSASALALLLAASFITFSWSAPQAHFQRRNWTPQAMLYLKGAQGRRFIADESQRKDLYDRVQLETRSHNTHPLSLSEAAVLFLTSLQKAQEVEEENSEHPGYLTDSLIKW; encoded by the exons ATGAAG gggctgcagaaacCCTCAGcatctgccctggcactgctcctggCAGCGTCCTTCATCACCTTCTCCTGGAGTGCCCCTCAg GCTCATTTTCAAAGGAGAAACTGGACTCCTCAGGCCATGCTGTATTTGAAGGGTGCAC AGGGACGTCGCTTCATCGCAGATGAGAGCCAGAGGAAGGACCTGTATGACAGAGTGCAGCTGG AAACACGCAGCCATAACACACATCCTTTATCCCTTTCTGAAGCTGCTGTGCTGTTCCTTACTTCCTTACAGAAAGCACAGGAAG tggaagaagaaaacagtgAACATCCTGGCTACTTGACAGACAGTCTAATAAAGtggtga